A region of Pseudomonas marginalis DNA encodes the following proteins:
- the iolE gene encoding myo-inosose-2 dehydratase has product MPAIRIGINPISWSNDDLPALGGETPLSTALSEGKEIGYEGFELNGKFPKDAKGVGDVLRPYDLALVSGWYSSRLARRSVAEEIEAIAGHVELLKQNGAKVLVYGEVADSIQGSRIRLIERPRFQSEQAWQDYADKLTELARFTLSQGVRLAYHHHMGAYVESPEDIDQLMGRTGPEVGLLFDSGHCYMGGGEPIEVLRKHIDRVCHVHFKDVRKAVVQLARNQMWSFPDCIVNGTFTVPGDGDIDFAELLDVLMAAKYAGWLVVEAEQDPAVAPSYVYAKKGYDTLRALLDERTQP; this is encoded by the coding sequence ATGCCCGCAATCCGAATTGGCATCAACCCGATCTCCTGGAGCAACGACGACCTTCCGGCCCTCGGCGGTGAAACCCCGCTGAGCACCGCCCTGAGCGAAGGCAAGGAAATCGGCTACGAAGGTTTCGAGCTCAACGGCAAATTCCCCAAGGACGCAAAGGGCGTCGGCGACGTCCTGCGCCCCTATGACCTGGCGCTGGTCTCCGGCTGGTACTCCAGTCGCCTGGCCCGTCGCTCGGTGGCCGAAGAAATCGAAGCCATCGCCGGCCACGTCGAACTGCTGAAACAAAACGGCGCCAAGGTGCTGGTGTACGGCGAGGTGGCCGATTCGATCCAGGGCTCGCGCATTCGCCTGATCGAGCGTCCTCGGTTTCAGAGTGAACAGGCCTGGCAGGACTACGCCGACAAACTCACGGAGCTGGCGCGTTTCACCCTGTCCCAGGGCGTGCGCCTGGCGTACCACCATCATATGGGCGCGTATGTCGAATCGCCTGAAGACATCGATCAGTTGATGGGCCGTACCGGGCCGGAAGTCGGCCTGCTGTTCGATTCGGGCCACTGCTATATGGGCGGCGGCGAACCCATCGAGGTGTTGCGCAAGCATATCGACCGCGTCTGCCACGTGCATTTCAAGGACGTGCGCAAAGCCGTGGTGCAACTGGCGCGCAACCAGATGTGGAGCTTCCCCGATTGCATCGTCAACGGCACCTTCACCGTGCCCGGGGATGGCGATATCGATTTTGCCGAGTTGCTCGATGTGCTGATGGCCGCGAAATACGCGGGCTGGCTGGTGGTAGAAGCCGAGCAGGATCCGGCCGTGGCGCCCAGCTACGTCTATGCGAAAAAGGGCTATGACACATTGCGTGCGCTTCTCGATGAGAGGACCCAACCATGA
- the iolB gene encoding 5-deoxy-glucuronate isomerase: MSLLVKSSKRGQTMVALEEGRLEYVGFAAYRLSLGETLPVTAGDQELCLVLLSGRVNIEGEGFNWQNLGDRQSVFEDKSPFAAYLPPGTDAQVTALSDVQIAVCAAPGAPGFEPRLIRPEQCKRSVRGKGANTRYVCDILPDTDPAHSLLVVEVRTPSGHSSSYPPHKHDTDDLPHQSFLEETYYHQINPPQGFVFQRVYTDDRSIDQAMAVENSDLVVVPKGYHPVSVPYGYESYYLNVMAGPKRAWHFHNDPQHSWLLDL, translated from the coding sequence ATGAGCTTGCTGGTAAAGAGCAGTAAACGCGGACAAACCATGGTCGCCCTGGAAGAGGGCCGCCTGGAATACGTAGGCTTTGCCGCCTACCGCCTGAGCCTTGGCGAAACATTGCCGGTGACTGCCGGCGATCAGGAGCTGTGCCTGGTGCTGCTCAGCGGTCGGGTCAATATCGAAGGCGAGGGCTTCAACTGGCAGAACCTCGGTGATCGCCAGTCGGTGTTCGAGGACAAATCGCCGTTCGCCGCCTATCTGCCGCCGGGTACCGATGCCCAGGTCACGGCGTTGAGCGACGTGCAGATTGCCGTGTGCGCCGCACCGGGTGCTCCGGGTTTCGAGCCACGCCTGATCCGTCCTGAACAGTGCAAGCGCAGCGTACGCGGCAAAGGCGCCAATACCCGCTACGTGTGCGACATCCTGCCGGACACCGACCCGGCCCATTCGCTGCTGGTGGTGGAAGTGCGCACGCCGTCCGGGCATTCGTCGAGCTACCCGCCGCACAAGCACGACACCGACGACCTGCCGCACCAGAGCTTTCTTGAAGAGACCTACTACCACCAGATCAACCCGCCCCAGGGCTTCGTGTTCCAACGGGTGTACACCGACGACCGCAGCATTGACCAGGCCATGGCCGTGGAAAACAGTGATCTGGTGGTGGTGCCCAAGGGCTATCACCCGGTCAGCGTGCCGTATGGCTACGAGTCTTACTACCTGAACGTGATGGCGGGCCCCAAGCGCGCCTGGCATTTCCACAACGACCCGCAGCACAGCTGGCTGCTGGACCTTTAA
- a CDS encoding TIM barrel protein, which translates to MKSPLRFALNRMVAPNLSLPDFIQLAVALKCDAIEIRNDLKDRQIEYGTPAGRVRELCAAQGITVLSINALYPFDVWNDERRAQAIALATYARECGAQGLVMCPFNEPGDTRNEAQRAAGLRTALSQLAPILREYGILGFIEPLGFEECAMRRKRVAVDAIQSIGGLDVFRLVHDTFHHHLASEHEFFPELTGLVHISGVEDAEAPLNSIRDGHRVLVGEGDILGNTAQIDTLLSSGYSGYLSFEPFATSVHELADIQQALGASIAHLQKR; encoded by the coding sequence ATGAAGTCGCCTCTACGCTTTGCCCTCAACCGTATGGTCGCGCCCAACCTGTCCCTGCCGGATTTCATCCAGCTGGCCGTGGCCTTGAAATGCGATGCCATCGAGATTCGCAACGACCTCAAGGATCGCCAGATCGAATACGGCACCCCGGCCGGCCGCGTGCGCGAATTGTGCGCGGCCCAGGGCATCACGGTGCTGTCGATCAACGCGCTGTACCCCTTTGATGTGTGGAATGACGAGCGCCGCGCCCAGGCGATAGCGCTCGCCACCTATGCCCGCGAATGTGGTGCGCAAGGCTTGGTGATGTGCCCGTTCAATGAACCCGGCGACACCCGCAACGAAGCCCAGCGCGCCGCCGGTTTGCGCACCGCGTTGAGCCAACTGGCGCCGATCCTGCGCGAGTACGGGATTCTCGGGTTTATCGAGCCCCTGGGCTTTGAAGAATGTGCCATGCGCCGCAAGCGCGTGGCGGTGGATGCGATCCAGTCCATCGGCGGCCTGGATGTATTCCGCCTGGTGCACGACACCTTCCACCACCACCTGGCCAGCGAGCATGAGTTCTTCCCGGAACTGACCGGGCTGGTGCATATCTCCGGCGTGGAAGATGCCGAGGCGCCGCTCAATTCGATCCGCGACGGCCACCGCGTGCTGGTGGGCGAGGGCGATATCCTCGGCAATACCGCGCAGATCGACACCTTGCTCAGCAGCGGTTACAGCGGCTACCTGTCGTTCGAACCGTTTGCGACAAGCGTGCACGAGCTGGCGGATATCCAGCAGGCCTTGGGGGCAAGCATCGCCCACCTGCAGAAACGATAA
- the iolD gene encoding 3D-(3,5/4)-trihydroxycyclohexane-1,2-dione acylhydrolase (decyclizing): MTTTRLTMAQALVKFLDNQYIEVDGVQSKFVAGVFTIFGHGNVLGLGQALEQDSGDLVVHQGRNEQGMAHAAIGFAKQHLRRKIYACTASVGPGAANMLTAAATATANRIPLLLLPGDVYASRQPDPVLQQIEQFHDLSISTNDAFRSVSKYWDRINRPEQLMTAAIHAMRVLTDPAETGAVTLALPQDVQAEAWDYPDYFLQKRVHRIDRRPATAAMIGDGLAAFRGKRKPLIICGGGVKYSGANAALQAFAERFDIPFAETQAGKSAVVSSHPLNVGGIGETGCLAANLLAPEADLIIGIGTRYTDFTTSSKSLFKHAEVKFLNLNISPCDALKLDGVQVLADAKVALEALADALGDYRSGWGEQIADAKAQLDAEVDRVHQVEYHGDDFVPEVDDHLDRAVLREFIELTGSCLTQSRVLGVLNQTLADDAIIVAAAGSLPGDLQRAWRSKGVNTYHVEYGYSCMGYEINAALGVKLAEPSKEVYALVGDGSYMMLHSELATSIQERRKINVVLLDNMAFGCINNLQIGNGMDSFGTEFRYRNPESGKLDGGLVPVDFAMSAAAYGCKTYKVSTVEQLEAALADARTQSVSTLIDIKVLPKTMVHGYLSWWRVGVAQVSTSERTNAAAKKLNEHLAKARQY, from the coding sequence ATGACCACCACCCGACTGACCATGGCCCAGGCCCTGGTGAAGTTTTTGGATAACCAGTACATCGAAGTCGATGGCGTGCAGAGCAAGTTCGTCGCCGGCGTGTTCACTATTTTCGGCCACGGCAACGTGCTGGGCCTGGGTCAGGCCCTGGAACAGGACAGCGGCGACCTGGTGGTGCATCAGGGCCGTAACGAGCAGGGCATGGCCCATGCCGCCATCGGTTTTGCCAAGCAGCACTTGCGCCGCAAGATCTACGCCTGCACCGCCTCTGTCGGCCCAGGTGCGGCGAATATGCTCACCGCTGCGGCGACCGCCACTGCCAACCGTATCCCGTTGCTGTTGCTGCCCGGCGATGTCTACGCCAGCCGCCAGCCCGACCCGGTGCTGCAACAGATCGAGCAGTTCCACGACCTCAGCATCAGCACCAACGATGCCTTCCGTTCCGTGAGCAAATACTGGGACCGCATCAACCGCCCCGAGCAACTGATGACGGCGGCGATTCATGCCATGCGCGTGCTCACCGATCCCGCCGAAACCGGCGCGGTGACCCTGGCGCTGCCCCAGGACGTGCAGGCCGAAGCCTGGGACTACCCCGACTACTTCCTGCAAAAACGGGTGCACCGTATCGACCGCCGCCCGGCCACCGCCGCGATGATCGGCGATGGGTTGGCCGCCTTCCGGGGCAAGCGCAAACCGCTGATCATCTGCGGTGGCGGCGTGAAGTACTCCGGAGCGAATGCTGCCTTGCAAGCCTTTGCCGAGCGCTTTGATATTCCTTTCGCCGAAACCCAGGCGGGCAAGAGCGCGGTGGTCTCGAGCCATCCGCTGAATGTGGGCGGTATCGGTGAAACCGGCTGCCTGGCCGCCAACCTGCTGGCGCCCGAGGCCGACCTGATCATCGGCATCGGCACCCGTTACACCGACTTCACCACCTCGTCGAAATCGCTGTTCAAGCATGCCGAGGTGAAGTTTCTCAACCTCAATATCAGCCCCTGCGACGCCTTGAAACTCGACGGCGTGCAGGTGCTGGCCGACGCGAAGGTCGCCCTCGAAGCGCTGGCCGATGCCCTCGGTGATTACCGTTCCGGCTGGGGCGAGCAGATCGCCGACGCCAAGGCGCAACTGGACGCCGAAGTGGACCGTGTGCATCAGGTCGAGTACCACGGCGATGATTTTGTGCCGGAAGTCGACGACCACCTCGACCGCGCCGTGCTGCGTGAATTTATCGAACTGACCGGCTCATGCCTGACCCAGAGCCGGGTGCTCGGCGTCCTCAACCAGACCCTGGCCGACGACGCGATCATCGTCGCCGCGGCCGGCAGCCTGCCCGGCGACCTGCAGCGCGCCTGGCGCAGCAAGGGCGTCAACACCTACCACGTCGAGTACGGTTATTCGTGCATGGGCTATGAGATCAATGCCGCCCTCGGCGTGAAGCTCGCCGAGCCCTCCAAGGAGGTCTATGCGCTGGTCGGCGATGGCTCCTACATGATGCTGCACTCGGAGCTGGCCACCTCGATCCAGGAACGCCGCAAGATCAACGTGGTGCTGCTCGACAACATGGCCTTCGGTTGCATCAACAACCTGCAGATCGGCAACGGCATGGACAGCTTCGGCACCGAGTTCCGCTACCGCAACCCCGAGAGCGGCAAGCTCGACGGCGGCCTGGTGCCGGTGGACTTCGCCATGAGTGCGGCGGCCTATGGCTGCAAGACCTACAAGGTCAGCACGGTGGAGCAGTTGGAGGCGGCCCTGGCCGATGCGCGCACGCAAAGCGTCTCGACCCTGATCGACATTAAGGTCCTGCCCAAGACCATGGTCCACGGCTACCTGTCGTGGTGGCGGGTGGGGGTGGCGCAGGTGTCCACCAGCGAGCGCACCAACGCGGCGGCGAAAAAACTCAATGAACACCTGGCCAAGGCCCGGCAGTACTAA
- a CDS encoding Gfo/Idh/MocA family protein encodes MSLKLGVIGTGAIGRDHIRRCSQTLLNSQVVAVTDINLEQAAKVVAELKLDAEVYADGHGLINSPQVEAILVTSWGPSHEEFVLAAIAAGKPVFCEKPLAVTAEGCRKIVDAEVAYGKRLVQVGFMRPYDEGYRALKAVIDSGQIGEPLMLHCAHRNPTVGENYKTDMAITDTLIHELDVLRWLLNDDYVSVQVVFPRKTSKALAHLRDPQIVLLETAKGTRIDVEVFVNCQYGYDIQCEVVGETGIAKLPEPSQVQLRSDAKLSNAILMDWKDRFIGAYDVELQAFIDSVRAGQVGGPSAWDGFAAAVAADACIEAQGSEQIVKVRLPDRPHFYG; translated from the coding sequence ATGTCTTTGAAGCTTGGTGTAATCGGTACCGGCGCCATTGGCCGCGATCATATTCGTCGGTGCAGCCAGACCCTGCTCAACAGCCAGGTGGTGGCGGTGACCGACATCAACCTTGAGCAGGCCGCCAAGGTGGTCGCGGAGTTGAAGCTGGACGCCGAGGTGTACGCGGACGGCCATGGGCTGATCAACTCGCCGCAGGTCGAGGCGATCCTGGTCACGTCCTGGGGCCCGAGCCACGAGGAGTTCGTGCTCGCCGCCATCGCCGCCGGCAAACCGGTGTTCTGCGAGAAGCCCCTGGCGGTGACGGCCGAAGGCTGCCGCAAGATCGTCGACGCCGAAGTGGCCTACGGCAAGCGCCTGGTGCAAGTGGGCTTTATGCGCCCCTATGACGAAGGTTATCGCGCCCTCAAGGCGGTGATCGACAGCGGCCAGATCGGCGAGCCGTTGATGCTGCACTGCGCGCACCGTAACCCGACGGTGGGCGAGAACTACAAGACCGACATGGCGATCACCGACACCCTGATCCACGAGCTGGATGTCCTGCGCTGGCTGCTCAACGACGACTACGTGTCGGTGCAGGTGGTGTTCCCGCGCAAGACCAGCAAGGCCCTGGCCCATCTGCGCGACCCGCAGATCGTGCTGCTGGAAACCGCCAAGGGCACTCGTATCGACGTGGAAGTGTTTGTGAACTGCCAGTACGGCTACGACATCCAGTGCGAAGTGGTGGGGGAGACCGGCATCGCCAAATTGCCGGAGCCGTCCCAGGTACAGCTGCGCAGCGATGCCAAGCTGTCGAATGCGATCCTGATGGATTGGAAGGACCGTTTTATCGGGGCCTATGACGTGGAGTTGCAGGCCTTCATCGATAGCGTGCGTGCTGGTCAGGTCGGTGGGCCGTCGGCGTGGGATGGCTTTGCGGCGGCGGTAGCGGCGGATGCGTGTATCGAGGCCCAGGGCAGTGAGCAGATTGTGAAGGTCCGCCTGCCGGATCGCCCACACTTCTACGGCTAA
- a CDS encoding Gfo/Idh/MocA family oxidoreductase has protein sequence MRIGLVGYGHGGRFFHAPLIATLPGATFVGVVTRSPERRQQLSTDLPGVKAFDSIGQIVEAGVDALVISTTLKGRPALVLEAIEHGVAVVSDKPFAANAEQAQALITAAERHEVLLSVYQNRRWDSDYLTLRKLIDAGALGEITRFESRVERYSPQAVGNASGGGWLRDLGSHLVDQALQLFGPVERVFAQLQFTPEYPTVDHGFFVSLTHANGVVSHLWGNALQNSQAPRFRVSGTLGCYTVDGLDGQEEALMAGKSPKTEGEHWGAEEHRRWGWFEQGPERERVPSEKGCWTQFYRQLQAAVNGQGPLPVDAYDALETTRILDAARLSAERQQVVSTKIE, from the coding sequence ATGAGAATCGGACTAGTCGGCTACGGCCACGGAGGGCGCTTTTTTCATGCGCCGCTGATTGCAACTTTGCCGGGGGCGACGTTTGTCGGCGTGGTGACGCGCTCACCCGAGCGCCGCCAGCAATTAAGTACCGATCTTCCAGGTGTGAAGGCCTTTGACAGCATCGGCCAGATCGTCGAAGCCGGCGTCGATGCCCTGGTGATTTCCACCACCCTCAAGGGCCGTCCGGCGCTGGTGCTGGAAGCCATCGAGCACGGCGTGGCGGTGGTCAGCGACAAACCCTTTGCCGCCAACGCTGAACAGGCCCAGGCGCTGATCACGGCCGCCGAGCGCCATGAGGTGTTGCTCAGCGTCTACCAGAACCGGCGCTGGGACTCGGACTACCTGACCCTGCGCAAATTGATCGACGCCGGTGCCCTGGGCGAGATCACCCGCTTTGAATCCCGCGTCGAGCGCTACAGCCCGCAGGCCGTGGGCAATGCCAGCGGCGGCGGCTGGTTGCGCGACCTGGGCAGCCACCTGGTGGACCAGGCGCTGCAACTGTTCGGTCCGGTGGAGCGGGTCTTTGCGCAGTTACAGTTCACCCCTGAATACCCCACTGTCGACCACGGCTTCTTCGTCTCCCTGACCCACGCCAACGGGGTGGTTTCCCATTTGTGGGGCAACGCCCTGCAGAACAGCCAGGCTCCGCGTTTTCGCGTCAGTGGCACCTTGGGTTGCTACACCGTGGACGGACTGGACGGCCAGGAAGAAGCGCTGATGGCCGGCAAGTCACCGAAAACCGAAGGCGAACACTGGGGCGCAGAAGAACATCGCCGCTGGGGCTGGTTCGAACAGGGGCCGGAACGTGAGCGAGTGCCGTCGGAGAAGGGCTGCTGGACCCAGTTCTATCGCCAGTTGCAAGCGGCGGTAAACGGGCAGGGCCCGTTGCCCGTGGACGCTTATGACGCGCTGGAAACCACGCGTATATTGGACGCCGCACGCCTCAGCGCCGAGCGCCAGCAGGTGGTTTCAACAAAAATAGAATAA
- a CDS encoding sugar ABC transporter substrate-binding protein, translating to MKTPIRFTALALSMLLASGVASAADIKVGVSMSAFDDTFLTYLREDMDKQAKSYPKGDGVQLQFEDARADVVKQLSQVENFISQKVDAIIVNPVDTASTKNIINAATKAGIPLVFVNRRPDQKDLPKDVVAVTSDDVEAGKLQMQYIAEKLGGKGKIVILLGDLANNSTTNRTKGVKEVLTKYPDIKIEQEQTGIWLRDKGMTLVNDWLTQGREFNAVLANNDEMAIGASMALKSAGKEKGSVLIAGVDGTPDGLNAITKGDMAASAFQDAKGQAVGSVEAARKMAKKEPVEQNVIIPFQLITPENVATFK from the coding sequence ATGAAGACCCCGATCCGTTTTACCGCGCTGGCTTTATCCATGCTGCTGGCCAGCGGTGTTGCCAGTGCCGCCGACATCAAGGTCGGCGTGAGCATGTCCGCCTTCGATGACACCTTCCTCACTTACCTGCGCGAAGACATGGACAAGCAGGCCAAGTCCTATCCCAAGGGTGACGGCGTGCAGCTGCAGTTCGAAGATGCCCGCGCCGATGTGGTCAAGCAACTGAGCCAGGTCGAGAACTTTATCAGCCAGAAAGTCGACGCGATTATCGTCAACCCGGTCGACACCGCCTCCACCAAGAACATCATCAATGCCGCGACCAAGGCGGGTATCCCGCTGGTATTCGTCAACCGCCGTCCCGACCAGAAGGACTTGCCCAAGGACGTCGTGGCCGTGACCTCCGATGACGTCGAGGCCGGCAAGCTGCAAATGCAGTACATCGCTGAAAAACTCGGTGGCAAGGGCAAGATCGTGATCCTGCTGGGCGACCTGGCGAACAATTCCACCACCAACCGCACCAAGGGCGTGAAGGAAGTGTTGACCAAGTACCCGGACATCAAGATCGAACAGGAACAGACCGGCATCTGGCTGCGGGACAAGGGCATGACCCTGGTCAACGATTGGCTGACCCAAGGCCGCGAGTTCAATGCGGTACTGGCCAACAACGATGAGATGGCCATCGGCGCGTCCATGGCGCTGAAATCGGCCGGCAAGGAAAAGGGCAGTGTGCTGATCGCGGGGGTCGACGGTACGCCGGATGGCTTGAATGCGATCACCAAGGGTGACATGGCCGCCTCCGCGTTCCAGGACGCCAAGGGCCAGGCAGTGGGCTCGGTGGAAGCGGCGCGCAAGATGGCCAAGAAGGAACCGGTCGAGCAGAACGTGATCATCCCGTTCCAGCTGATCACCCCGGAAAACGTCGCCACGTTCAAGTAG
- a CDS encoding sugar ABC transporter ATP-binding protein, giving the protein MLAQAAVSQPPGIQPLPLDEPYLLEIVNISKGFPGVVALADVQLRVRPGTVLALMGENGAGKSTLMKIIAGIYQPDAGEIRLRGKPIVFDTPLAAQKAGIAMIHQELNLMPHMSIAENIWIGREQLNSLHMVNHREMHRCTAELLARLRINLDPEEHVGNLSIAERQMVEIAKAVSYDSDILIMDEPTSAITEKEVAHLFSIIADLKAQGKGIVYITHKMNEVFAIADEVAVFRDGQYIGLQRADSMNSDSLISMMVGRELSQLFPVRETPIGELLLSVRDLRLDGVFQGVSFDLHAGEILGIAGLMGSGRTNVAETIFGITPSSGGQITLDGEAVRISDPHMAIEKGFALLTEDRKLSGLFPCLSVLENMEMAVLPHYSGNGFIQQKALRALCEDMCKKLRVKTPSLEQCIDTLSGGNQQKALLARWLMTNPRLLILDEPTRGIDVGAKAEIYRLISFLASEGMAVIMISSELPEVLGMSDRVMVMHEGELMGTLDRADATQEKVMQLASGMTAVH; this is encoded by the coding sequence ATGCTCGCTCAAGCCGCTGTCTCGCAGCCTCCCGGTATCCAGCCGTTGCCGCTGGACGAACCCTACCTGTTGGAAATCGTCAACATCAGCAAAGGCTTTCCCGGCGTCGTGGCCCTGGCCGACGTACAACTGCGTGTACGCCCCGGTACGGTGCTGGCGCTGATGGGCGAGAACGGTGCGGGCAAGTCGACCTTGATGAAAATCATCGCCGGCATCTACCAGCCCGACGCCGGTGAAATCCGCCTGCGCGGCAAGCCCATCGTGTTTGACACGCCGCTGGCGGCGCAGAAGGCCGGGATTGCGATGATCCACCAGGAGCTCAACCTGATGCCGCACATGAGCATCGCCGAGAATATCTGGATCGGCCGCGAGCAGCTCAACAGCCTGCACATGGTCAACCACCGCGAAATGCACCGCTGCACCGCCGAGTTGCTGGCGCGCCTGCGCATCAACCTGGACCCCGAGGAACACGTGGGTAACCTGAGCATCGCCGAGCGGCAGATGGTCGAAATTGCCAAGGCTGTGTCCTACGACTCCGACATCCTGATCATGGATGAACCGACATCGGCCATTACCGAGAAGGAAGTGGCCCACCTGTTTTCGATCATTGCCGACCTCAAGGCCCAGGGCAAAGGCATTGTCTACATCACGCACAAAATGAACGAAGTGTTCGCCATTGCCGATGAAGTGGCGGTGTTCCGCGACGGCCAGTACATCGGCCTGCAACGCGCCGACAGCATGAACAGCGACAGCCTGATCTCGATGATGGTGGGTCGCGAGCTGAGCCAGTTGTTCCCGGTGCGCGAGACGCCCATCGGCGAACTGCTGCTGTCGGTGCGCGACCTGCGCCTGGACGGGGTGTTCCAGGGCGTGTCGTTCGACCTGCATGCCGGTGAGATCCTCGGCATCGCCGGGCTGATGGGCTCGGGGCGCACCAATGTGGCGGAAACCATTTTCGGCATCACCCCCAGCAGCGGTGGGCAGATCACCCTGGATGGCGAGGCGGTGCGCATCAGTGACCCGCACATGGCCATCGAAAAAGGCTTTGCGCTGTTGACCGAGGACCGCAAGCTCAGTGGCCTGTTCCCCTGCCTGTCGGTGCTGGAAAACATGGAAATGGCCGTGCTGCCGCACTATTCGGGCAACGGTTTTATCCAGCAGAAAGCCCTGCGCGCCCTGTGCGAGGACATGTGCAAGAAACTGCGGGTGAAGACGCCATCCCTGGAGCAGTGCATCGACACCTTGTCCGGCGGCAACCAGCAGAAAGCCCTGCTGGCGCGCTGGTTGATGACCAACCCACGCTTGCTGATCCTCGATGAACCGACCCGGGGCATCGACGTAGGCGCCAAGGCCGAGATCTATCGCTTGATCTCCTTCCTCGCCAGCGAAGGCATGGCGGTGATCATGATTTCCTCCGAGCTGCCTGAAGTGCTGGGCATGAGCGACCGGGTGATGGTGATGCACGAAGGCGAACTGATGGGCACCCTGGACCGTGCGGATGCGACCCAGGAAAAAGTCATGCAGCTGGCTTCCGGTATGACCGCAGTCCACTGA
- a CDS encoding ABC transporter permease: MNAITDNKPATAPVKHRRRLPTELSIFLVLIGIGLVFELFGWIVRDQSFLMNSQRLVLMILQVSIIGLLAIGVTQVIITTGIDLSSGSVLALSAMIAASLAQTSDFSRAVFPSLTDLPVWIPVAMGLGVGLLAGAINGSIIAVTGIPPFIATLGMMVSARGLARYYTEGQPVSMLSDSYTAIGHGAMPVIIFLVVAVIFHIALRYTKYGKYTYAIGGNMQAARTSGINVKRHLIIVYSIAGLLAGLAGVVASARAATGQAGMGMSYELDAIAAAVIGGTSLAGGVGRITGTVIGALILGVMASGFTFVGVDAYIQDIIKGLIIVVAVVIDQYRNKRKLKR, encoded by the coding sequence ATGAACGCAATAACAGACAACAAGCCTGCCACGGCCCCGGTCAAGCACCGTCGGCGCTTGCCCACCGAGCTGAGCATCTTCCTGGTGCTGATCGGCATCGGCCTGGTGTTTGAGCTGTTTGGCTGGATCGTGCGGGACCAGAGCTTCCTGATGAACTCCCAGCGCCTGGTGCTGATGATCCTGCAAGTGTCCATCATCGGCTTGCTGGCGATCGGGGTGACCCAGGTGATCATCACCACGGGTATCGACCTGTCTTCGGGGTCGGTGCTGGCGCTGTCGGCGATGATTGCCGCCAGTTTGGCGCAAACTTCCGACTTTTCCCGGGCGGTGTTCCCTTCGCTGACGGACTTGCCGGTGTGGATTCCGGTGGCGATGGGGTTGGGTGTGGGGCTGCTGGCGGGGGCGATCAACGGCAGCATCATCGCCGTCACGGGTATTCCGCCGTTTATCGCGACCCTGGGCATGATGGTCTCGGCCCGTGGCCTGGCGCGTTACTACACCGAAGGCCAGCCGGTGAGCATGCTCTCGGACTCCTACACGGCCATCGGTCATGGCGCGATGCCGGTGATCATTTTCCTGGTGGTGGCGGTGATCTTCCATATCGCCCTGCGCTACACCAAGTACGGCAAGTACACCTACGCCATCGGCGGCAATATGCAGGCGGCGCGGACGTCGGGGATCAACGTCAAGCGCCACTTGATCATCGTCTACAGCATTGCCGGGTTGCTCGCCGGTCTGGCCGGCGTGGTGGCTTCGGCACGCGCCGCCACCGGCCAGGCCGGCATGGGCATGTCCTATGAGCTGGATGCGATTGCCGCCGCGGTAATCGGCGGCACCAGCCTGGCTGGCGGGGTAGGGCGTATCACCGGCACCGTGATCGGCGCGCTGATCCTCGGAGTGATGGCCAGCGGGTTTACCTTTGTCGGGGTGGATGCGTATATCCAGGACATCATCAAGGGCCTGATCATCGTGGTGGCGGTGGTGATCGACCAGTACCGCAACAAGCGCAAGCTCAAGCGCTGA
- a CDS encoding TraR/DksA family transcriptional regulator produces the protein MTKEKLLAMPADDYMNAEQHAFFEKLLQDMKVEHHERIEQNRIAIESLDTPADPADAASVEEERTWLVNAIDRDQRMLPQLERALERIKEDSFGWCDDSGEPIGLKRLLISPTTKYCIEAQERHEQIDKHQRQA, from the coding sequence ATGACAAAGGAAAAGTTGCTGGCCATGCCGGCGGATGACTACATGAATGCCGAACAGCACGCTTTTTTCGAGAAGTTGCTGCAGGACATGAAGGTGGAACACCACGAGCGCATTGAACAGAACCGCATCGCCATTGAAAGCCTGGACACCCCGGCCGACCCTGCCGACGCCGCTTCCGTTGAAGAAGAGCGCACCTGGCTGGTCAATGCCATCGACCGCGACCAGCGCATGCTGCCGCAGCTTGAGCGTGCACTGGAACGCATCAAGGAAGATTCCTTCGGCTGGTGCGATGACAGCGGCGAGCCTATCGGCCTCAAGCGCCTGCTGATCAGCCCGACCACCAAGTACTGCATCGAAGCGCAAGAGCGCCACGAGCAGATCGACAAGCACCAGCGCCAAGCCTGA